The Nitrosopumilus cobalaminigenes genome contains a region encoding:
- a CDS encoding prenyltransferase, translated as MLSVWLRVIRVRFLLASVIAVSVGLSLNWWQNSSFELFEAVLTFAGVMALHASVDLLNDFWDFKRGIDTKTTRTKMSGGTGVLPEGLLKPSSVYRAGIAFLIIGTVIGGYFVITDGIIIAIILGFAILSIYFYSTKIVDSGLGEFFVAVKGSMIVIGTFFIQSGEITFESILAGIVVGSLSSLVLFIASFPDHDADKSKGRKTLVIALGKHKAAKCFWIFPLVSYLAILIGVSTDVFPVFSLISFLSIPLMIKSGLGLQKNYDSIENLVPYMSSTLMFGRITGALFVIGFLIDF; from the coding sequence ATGCTATCCGTTTGGCTTAGGGTGATACGTGTTAGATTCCTTCTAGCCTCTGTAATTGCAGTTTCAGTAGGGCTTTCATTAAATTGGTGGCAAAATTCATCATTTGAACTATTTGAAGCAGTATTGACTTTTGCAGGAGTTATGGCTCTACATGCAAGTGTCGATTTACTAAATGATTTTTGGGATTTTAAAAGAGGAATTGATACAAAAACCACAAGAACAAAAATGAGTGGTGGAACTGGTGTTTTGCCTGAGGGTTTACTTAAACCATCTTCTGTTTATCGTGCTGGTATTGCATTTTTAATTATTGGAACTGTGATTGGTGGATATTTTGTAATTACAGATGGTATTATCATTGCAATAATTTTGGGATTTGCAATTCTATCTATCTATTTCTACTCTACAAAAATTGTTGATTCTGGTCTAGGTGAATTTTTTGTTGCTGTGAAAGGATCAATGATTGTCATTGGTACATTTTTCATTCAATCTGGAGAGATAACTTTTGAATCCATTCTTGCAGGGATAGTTGTGGGTTCTTTATCTTCACTAGTTCTTTTCATTGCATCTTTTCCAGATCATGATGCAGATAAATCTAAAGGAAGAAAAACATTGGTTATTGCATTAGGAAAACATAAAGCTGCAAAATGTTTTTGGATTTTCCCACTGGTGTCTTATTTGGCTATTCTCATTGGAGTTTCTACTGATGTATTTCCTGTTTTTTCATTGATTAGTTTTCTGAGTATCCCTTTAATGATAAAATCTGGTTTAGGTTTACAAAAAAATTATGATTCTATTGAGAATCTTGTTCCATACATGTCATCTACACTGATGTTTGGAAGAATTACTGGTGCTCTGTTTGTAATTGGATTTTTAATTGATTTTTAG
- a CDS encoding TrmB family transcriptional regulator produces the protein MSYQEQVTGIASELEEILDLDDLEAKVYLNLLRAGPITASALAKELDIDRARMYRTVDKLVSRNIISTTLSSPKLCIAADPHDALKIALGKKEDEVNKIKKSGEAIIDKINNEITTNQSSTVPTFRVVQGRQNIYADIAQLIENSTGITYIATTLDDVSRMYHSTIPEKISICEKNGGKVRLLVDMNDPKLAPFVKRFNATETRIGKLPSKGRMVVQENKKMIMSDSAASSQNASADSDYSLCTNSSEMVDNIFTLCSFLWDSSKTLKTIDVKNFVKKTKR, from the coding sequence ATGTCTTATCAAGAGCAAGTAACAGGAATTGCATCCGAACTAGAAGAAATTTTAGATTTAGATGATTTAGAAGCTAAAGTATATCTCAACTTACTTAGAGCAGGACCAATTACAGCAAGTGCACTTGCAAAAGAGCTTGACATTGACAGAGCAAGAATGTACAGAACAGTCGACAAGTTAGTAAGTAGAAATATTATTTCAACAACACTTTCTAGTCCTAAATTATGTATTGCAGCTGATCCTCATGATGCATTAAAGATTGCATTAGGGAAAAAAGAAGACGAGGTAAACAAAATAAAAAAATCAGGGGAAGCAATTATTGATAAAATTAATAATGAAATTACAACAAACCAAAGTAGTACAGTACCTACATTCAGAGTAGTTCAAGGAAGGCAAAATATCTATGCAGATATTGCTCAGTTAATTGAAAATTCTACAGGTATCACATACATAGCAACTACACTTGATGATGTATCAAGAATGTATCACAGTACCATTCCAGAAAAAATTAGTATTTGTGAAAAAAACGGGGGTAAAGTTAGATTACTTGTCGATATGAATGATCCAAAATTGGCACCATTTGTTAAAAGATTTAATGCTACTGAAACACGAATTGGAAAACTACCATCTAAAGGAAGAATGGTAGTGCAAGAAAATAAGAAAATGATAATGTCAGATTCTGCAGCATCCTCACAAAATGCAAGTGCTGATTCAGATTATTCCCTATGTACAAATTCATCAGAAATGGTCGACAATATTTTCACATTATGTTCATTCCTGTGGGATTCATCAAAGACACTCAAAACCATTGATGTGAAGAATTTTGTAAAGAAAACAAAAAGATAG
- a CDS encoding DMT family transporter, which produces MIPKGLSLKKSKNGYYFIIIAAALSALIHVISKPMLENSTHSVEINPIVMAFLIYFICGIFFTPLAKKTHSISKFGKKDWMFMGIIGITEVAALITYFYGLSTSTAVNASIFSNSEIIFALVIAMLVFKEKLRIKECIPFSMIIIGMMVIPIGNDLIHNNFTLGNMVIGDLLIIFSGFLYAVDITLCKYVGDRFDVKRVTQIVSFVCAAAAISVIVLFQIPMDIDIAQLPGILVMSILGTGMSTLFFLVGLKLIGAVRTVLLYSTTSVFGVLFSGIILSEAITALDVISLVLVLAGIFLLRNRLAEGEHDSGTEEEIIVTTARKSSSIKRGKYVPKTSIPKKIEEKIVFHGWIGAG; this is translated from the coding sequence ATGATACCAAAGGGCCTTTCGTTAAAAAAATCTAAGAATGGATATTATTTCATAATAATAGCTGCAGCATTATCTGCTCTTATTCATGTAATTTCAAAACCTATGCTTGAAAATTCAACACATTCAGTTGAAATCAACCCAATTGTAATGGCATTTTTGATATATTTTATCTGCGGAATATTCTTTACTCCACTTGCAAAAAAAACACATTCAATTTCCAAATTTGGGAAAAAAGATTGGATGTTTATGGGAATTATAGGAATTACAGAAGTTGCAGCATTAATCACGTATTTTTACGGATTATCAACATCGACTGCAGTAAATGCATCAATTTTCAGTAATAGTGAAATAATTTTTGCATTAGTAATTGCAATGTTAGTGTTTAAAGAAAAATTACGCATCAAAGAATGCATTCCATTTTCCATGATCATTATAGGAATGATGGTTATTCCAATTGGCAATGATTTAATTCATAATAATTTCACTCTAGGAAATATGGTCATAGGGGATTTGTTGATAATATTTTCAGGATTCTTGTATGCAGTAGATATCACATTATGTAAATACGTAGGAGACAGATTTGATGTTAAGCGAGTGACACAGATTGTTTCATTTGTTTGTGCAGCAGCAGCAATTTCAGTCATAGTACTATTTCAAATTCCAATGGATATAGACATAGCCCAGTTACCAGGAATTTTAGTAATGTCTATCCTAGGAACAGGTATGTCAACATTGTTTTTCTTAGTAGGTCTAAAATTGATAGGAGCAGTAAGAACGGTTTTGCTGTATTCTACAACGTCGGTATTCGGAGTATTATTTTCAGGAATAATATTGTCAGAGGCAATTACTGCATTGGATGTTATTTCACTCGTACTAGTTTTGGCAGGTATATTTTTGCTTAGAAACAGATTAGCTGAAGGAGAACATGATTCAGGTACAGAAGAAGAAATCATAGTAACAACGGCAAGGAAATCATCATCAATCAAACGTGGCAAATATGTGCCTAAAACATCAATCCCAAAGAAGATAGAAGAAAAGATTGTTTTCCATGGTTGGATTGGAGCAGGCTAA
- a CDS encoding TrmB family transcriptional regulator, with protein MVIVANTMQLGTFPVDKTHYEEVRDALVGFGLTPNQSKVFFYLGKIGAKTASDIAKAVNVPRSETYHLLTALQNKGIVEASFQHPIQFTALPIKKAINLLISTETERLNKLKKSGPVLEEIWKKIPGAETTNEEDEEEKFKVLQGGNQVNSKIFDMILNAKKECRILGSEKDFMKFYHANFLDALEEHDIDYKLLTPISKKSKYIFEDIDKSKIKQLCSHQLKKTYAF; from the coding sequence ATGGTAATTGTGGCAAATACTATGCAGTTAGGAACTTTCCCTGTGGATAAAACACATTATGAAGAAGTCAGAGATGCATTAGTAGGATTTGGATTAACTCCAAATCAAAGCAAAGTTTTCTTTTATTTAGGAAAAATAGGTGCCAAAACTGCATCAGATATTGCTAAAGCAGTTAATGTGCCAAGAAGTGAAACATATCATTTACTTACAGCACTACAAAACAAAGGAATTGTAGAAGCATCGTTTCAGCACCCAATTCAATTTACAGCATTACCAATAAAAAAAGCAATCAATCTTTTAATCAGTACAGAAACAGAACGACTTAACAAATTAAAAAAATCAGGTCCAGTGTTAGAAGAAATTTGGAAAAAGATTCCAGGTGCTGAAACAACTAATGAGGAAGATGAAGAAGAGAAATTCAAAGTACTACAAGGAGGAAATCAAGTCAATAGTAAAATTTTCGACATGATTCTAAATGCTAAAAAAGAGTGTAGGATTTTAGGTTCAGAAAAAGACTTTATGAAATTCTATCATGCAAATTTCCTTGATGCATTAGAAGAACATGATATTGATTACAAATTATTAACTCCAATTTCAAAAAAATCAAAATACATCTTTGAAGATATCGATAAATCAAAAATTAAGCAATTATGCTCTCATCAGTTAAAGAAAACCTATGCTTTTTGA
- a CDS encoding DUF2203 domain-containing protein, whose protein sequence is MFSFFTTNEANSALPDVIKKYEYALAKNAEVKKIEQELQISISTSNSFESYVNLKQKLNSAITKFYESVEILENTGVVVKSIEQGLLDFPSKRFDEEVWLCWKYGETEIKFWHEKDSGFMGRKPIEVSDDTLV, encoded by the coding sequence ATGTTCTCTTTTTTTACCACCAATGAAGCAAACTCTGCATTACCTGATGTGATAAAAAAATATGAGTATGCTTTAGCAAAAAATGCCGAAGTAAAGAAAATAGAGCAAGAATTACAAATTAGCATCTCGACTTCGAATTCTTTTGAATCTTATGTGAATCTGAAACAAAAACTAAATTCTGCAATTACAAAATTCTATGAATCTGTTGAAATATTGGAAAATACAGGTGTGGTAGTCAAAAGTATAGAACAAGGCTTACTTGATTTTCCTTCAAAAAGATTTGATGAGGAAGTGTGGCTCTGTTGGAAATATGGTGAAACTGAAATAAAATTCTGGCATGAAAAAGATTCGGGGTTTATGGGTAGAAAACCAATTGAAGTAAGTGATGATACTTTAGTTTGA
- a CDS encoding type II secretion system F family protein: MKLASNKQKKKIQEESVGQLHVYSYKLLNDHVKFLHPKLSSLDKAIKQAMMPIPFEVYVSSMVFFSLIAGGCGAIMGIIAAQFINIQPASVGMLLPLLSGLMLFGMTFGILQMIPAIRVKNRSAKLIEEIPHFIGYMSTLATSGLTLEGIFKAISKEDTDEDIVKDARFIVRNIDILGMDLISAIKDLVHRTPSGPYSELLEGAIVTVQSGGDLKEYFNATAKVQLEEKKMLMQKTTESLGSVAEIYTILLIVFPLLAVIMLSIMGIMSPSLAGFDLLTLMNILTFAVIPLSGVLMLVMMDTMVPKR; encoded by the coding sequence TTGAAACTAGCAAGTAATAAACAAAAAAAGAAAATACAAGAAGAATCAGTCGGTCAGCTTCATGTATACAGCTACAAGTTACTAAATGATCATGTGAAATTTCTACATCCAAAATTAAGTTCTCTAGATAAAGCAATCAAACAAGCAATGATGCCAATACCATTTGAAGTGTATGTGTCAAGCATGGTATTTTTTAGTTTAATTGCAGGAGGATGTGGGGCAATAATGGGCATCATTGCAGCTCAATTTATCAACATACAACCAGCAAGTGTTGGAATGCTTCTTCCGTTGTTAAGTGGACTGATGCTTTTTGGAATGACATTTGGCATTTTACAAATGATTCCTGCCATCAGAGTAAAAAATAGATCAGCAAAATTAATTGAAGAAATTCCTCATTTTATTGGATACATGTCAACATTGGCCACGAGTGGTCTAACTTTGGAAGGAATTTTCAAAGCAATATCTAAAGAAGATACAGACGAAGACATCGTTAAAGATGCAAGATTCATCGTACGAAATATAGATATTTTAGGAATGGATTTGATTAGCGCTATCAAAGATCTAGTCCACAGGACTCCTTCTGGGCCATATTCCGAACTACTCGAAGGGGCAATTGTGACAGTTCAATCAGGAGGAGATCTCAAAGAATATTTCAATGCAACTGCAAAAGTTCAACTTGAAGAAAAAAAGATGCTCATGCAAAAAACTACAGAATCTTTAGGTAGTGTTGCAGAAATTTATACGATTTTACTAATTGTTTTTCCTTTACTTGCAGTAATTATGTTATCAATTATGGGCATCATGAGTCCAAGTCTAGCAGGATTTGATTTGTTAACATTGATGAACATTCTGACATTTGCAGTAATTCCACTTAGCGGTGTATTGATGCTTGTGATGATGGATACAATGGTGCCAAAGAGGTAG
- a CDS encoding histidine kinase, protein MRDPEIDPNEVPEVVPEKIKSPYNFKIFIIIAAIVISFHVLINFAISEENSDSIASVFSFLNPLIVSVIGFSIAIRYRKSLIFGKSYAALAIGYLGLFLGEVTYMIYDIVFNIEPFPSIADVFFFMSYPLLLVHLILNIKFFTPKIGRKAKLWVIIMPIAVLIGYSIISTTQADISIFEFDFYYGVIFVYFSTLTLSFAVLGAIIFKEGVIGKAWFLLVMGILFNTIGDTWYYNLELFGKYDLLHPVNMFWYAGYWLVMYALVKHKKTL, encoded by the coding sequence ATGAGAGATCCTGAAATTGATCCAAATGAAGTTCCAGAAGTAGTACCTGAAAAGATCAAGAGTCCATATAATTTTAAAATATTCATCATCATTGCAGCAATAGTAATTTCATTTCATGTTTTGATCAACTTTGCAATTTCAGAAGAGAATTCAGATTCCATCGCATCAGTATTTTCATTTCTTAATCCACTGATAGTTTCAGTGATTGGATTTTCCATAGCGATTAGATATAGAAAATCATTAATTTTTGGAAAATCATATGCTGCATTAGCGATTGGATATTTAGGATTATTTCTAGGCGAAGTTACCTACATGATATATGATATTGTTTTCAACATTGAACCTTTTCCATCAATTGCAGATGTCTTCTTTTTCATGTCATACCCTCTATTACTAGTTCATTTGATTCTGAATATCAAGTTCTTCACACCTAAAATTGGTCGTAAAGCAAAATTATGGGTAATAATTATGCCAATAGCAGTTCTAATAGGATATTCAATAATATCTACTACTCAAGCAGACATTAGCATTTTTGAATTTGATTTTTACTATGGGGTAATTTTTGTTTATTTTTCAACTTTGACATTAAGTTTTGCAGTACTCGGAGCCATAATTTTCAAAGAAGGAGTAATTGGAAAAGCATGGTTCCTACTAGTAATGGGAATTTTGTTTAACACAATTGGAGACACCTGGTATTACAATTTGGAATTATTTGGCAAATATGATCTATTGCACCCTGTTAACATGTTTTGGTATGCAGGTTATTGGTTAGTAATGTATGCTCTAGTAAAACACAAGAAAACACTTTAG
- a CDS encoding transcriptional regulator, which yields MENGLDNLLVPSLRKSIEENLGKETLHKIEERLMERHGLGLVQAIKNFNKFDSVLREFFGAGADGLEQKFLQKIVDVESSKQSTSNWISIKDPELSKVFLESFADQDKKAILGSVMDESLIIAKILETCNIPQTSGYRKINFLINNGLLVSNGFELAHDGKKVKKYETIFDNVKVDIIKNDVAVKVQLKKTLLAESSILQTVQISN from the coding sequence ATGGAAAACGGTTTAGACAATCTACTTGTACCATCTTTAAGAAAATCTATAGAGGAAAATTTAGGTAAGGAAACGTTACACAAAATTGAAGAGAGATTAATGGAAAGACATGGTCTTGGTTTAGTTCAGGCAATTAAAAATTTCAATAAATTTGATAGTGTATTAAGAGAATTCTTTGGTGCAGGTGCTGATGGTTTAGAACAAAAATTCTTGCAAAAAATTGTTGATGTTGAATCCTCAAAACAATCTACATCTAATTGGATTTCAATAAAAGATCCTGAATTGTCAAAAGTTTTCTTGGAATCATTTGCTGATCAAGATAAAAAAGCAATCTTAGGATCTGTAATGGATGAATCATTGATTATTGCTAAAATTTTGGAAACTTGTAACATTCCACAAACATCTGGATATAGAAAAATCAACTTTTTGATCAATAATGGACTACTTGTTTCAAATGGATTTGAATTAGCTCATGATGGAAAGAAAGTTAAAAAATATGAAACCATATTTGATAATGTTAAAGTTGATATTATAAAAAATGATGTTGCAGTTAAAGTACAACTCAAAAAGACTTTGTTAGCTGAAAGTTCAATTTTACAAACTGTTCAAATTTCTAATTAA
- a CDS encoding archaellin/type IV pilin N-terminal domain-containing protein: MTKLQSKQNKLTSRRAVAPVIATLLLVAIAVVGGSIVFVFSQGFFSSAQISGAPTIESLQINGYDATDVTNLQLHDGGLIDQQATPNVFSGAANDGLLTGERVAIFVTNQGVSQAALTEVRFAGSVYTYATAATLDDFAANTWLDANEFTILERGVALGVADVSQNPTAILQPGQQATLLLELEQDVSFGRDAQIKLTTANGAVFVGTVVAGQLSG, translated from the coding sequence ATGACAAAACTACAGTCAAAACAAAACAAATTGACTTCAAGAAGAGCAGTTGCTCCAGTTATCGCAACACTTCTTTTGGTAGCAATCGCAGTCGTTGGTGGAAGTATTGTCTTTGTGTTCTCACAAGGATTCTTTAGTTCCGCACAAATCAGTGGTGCCCCAACAATTGAGTCACTCCAAATTAATGGATATGACGCAACTGATGTGACTAACCTACAATTACACGATGGTGGTTTAATTGATCAACAAGCAACTCCAAATGTATTCTCTGGTGCTGCAAATGATGGTCTTTTGACCGGTGAAAGAGTTGCAATCTTTGTAACAAACCAAGGTGTTTCACAAGCAGCATTAACTGAAGTACGATTTGCAGGTAGTGTATACACATATGCAACCGCAGCAACATTAGATGACTTTGCAGCCAACACATGGTTAGATGCAAATGAGTTTACAATTCTTGAAAGAGGAGTTGCATTAGGTGTTGCAGATGTATCACAAAACCCAACTGCTATCCTACAACCAGGTCAACAAGCTACACTTCTACTTGAATTGGAACAAGACGTTTCATTTGGTAGAGATGCACAAATCAAACTAACTACAGCTAATGGTGCTGTGTTTGTTGGAACTGTCGTAGCTGGACAACTAAGTGGATAA
- a CDS encoding type II secretion system F family protein, whose translation MEVVKRKERKRKSVKRFKTLEPTQSIFQNNILKTITFSLVASISVLSMSFYFSEYSDSTTIRDVGLIFGIMVGIIPLTIHQLKEVQRKDNIDRNLPVFLLALLSSVQSGANLIKAIEQAGDRNLGALTPELKNLRANISWGTPIEEAFEHFAERTGTRVARRVTVLLEMAMKIGGDVSENLEMIQKHVSEMQNIEKSRKSALAPYTYTIYISFGVFLAVAVLLTTSFFTEIEKVQEGLLASGSGTEGLFGSLASMEIEKLESALFNMAIIEALFGGLAAGKIGAGSYVAGTKHVVAMIVIAVIAFNIPM comes from the coding sequence ATGGAAGTAGTAAAAAGAAAAGAAAGGAAAAGAAAGAGTGTAAAAAGGTTCAAAACATTAGAGCCAACTCAATCCATCTTTCAAAATAATATTTTAAAGACAATAACATTTTCTCTAGTTGCGTCAATTAGTGTACTTTCCATGAGTTTCTATTTTTCTGAATATTCAGATTCCACCACAATTAGAGATGTCGGATTAATCTTTGGTATAATGGTAGGAATAATTCCATTAACAATTCACCAATTAAAAGAAGTTCAAAGAAAAGATAACATTGATAGAAATCTGCCCGTATTTTTGTTGGCATTACTAAGCTCCGTTCAAAGTGGTGCAAATCTGATCAAGGCCATAGAGCAGGCAGGAGACAGAAATTTAGGAGCATTGACACCAGAATTAAAAAATCTCAGGGCAAATATCAGTTGGGGAACACCTATCGAGGAAGCTTTTGAGCATTTTGCTGAAAGAACCGGAACTAGAGTTGCAAGAAGAGTTACAGTACTATTAGAAATGGCAATGAAAATTGGAGGCGATGTTTCTGAAAATTTAGAGATGATTCAAAAACATGTTTCAGAAATGCAAAATATTGAAAAAAGTAGAAAATCAGCTTTAGCTCCTTACACTTACACAATTTACATTTCATTTGGAGTATTTTTGGCAGTTGCAGTTTTACTCACTACAAGCTTTTTTACAGAAATTGAAAAAGTTCAGGAAGGATTACTTGCATCAGGTAGTGGAACCGAAGGACTGTTTGGTTCATTAGCAAGTATGGAAATTGAAAAATTAGAATCAGCATTATTCAACATGGCAATCATCGAGGCACTCTTTGGAGGTCTAGCGGCGGGAAAAATAGGAGCGGGCTCATATGTTGCAGGAACAAAACACGTAGTTGCCATGATTGTCATCGCAGTAATTGCATTTAACATTCCAATGTAA
- a CDS encoding HEAT repeat domain-containing protein: protein MAIEVFDESKMRELSDEDRFNACEQILKNEEDESKRWDAVWLIGELAENKTEEDPMFNRVADVIEWVMKHDNNGVVKHEASFQIAARNMRSKIPVLIDAALHSESVLTKHESIESLGLMRAFEVEDLIKEALKDPSTDVRETAEFVLKRFARMKNQGEYKPYNIL, encoded by the coding sequence ATGGCAATAGAAGTATTCGATGAAAGCAAGATGAGAGAGCTATCAGACGAAGATAGATTCAATGCTTGTGAGCAAATTTTGAAAAATGAAGAGGATGAGTCAAAACGTTGGGATGCAGTATGGCTAATCGGAGAATTGGCAGAAAACAAAACTGAAGAAGATCCAATGTTTAACAGAGTGGCAGACGTCATTGAATGGGTTATGAAACATGATAACAATGGAGTAGTAAAACATGAAGCATCATTTCAAATTGCAGCAAGAAACATGCGTTCAAAGATCCCAGTACTTATTGATGCAGCATTACACAGTGAGAGTGTTCTAACAAAACATGAATCAATCGAATCATTAGGATTGATGAGAGCTTTTGAGGTAGAAGATTTGATCAAAGAAGCACTTAAAGATCCAAGCACAGATGTTAGAGAAACTGCTGAATTTGTACTCAAAAGATTCGCCAGAATGAAAAATCAAGGCGAATACAAACCATACAATATTTTGTAA
- a CDS encoding type II/IV secretion system ATPase subunit, translating into MKFNILKDGLSVIQKIQTVKKPDLKLDKKISKNISNGMDNEIKIPQYMTLSKLDWDNNDIHAGIIKDPTAKGGLRYQVIEPVLSERDQKAFEIIKKLLMTELTVSLHDIKSKKDAERRLKKKISSMIKKYRLKIPPKNIAKINYFAIRDFVHLGRIEPLMRDHMIEEISCDGTNIPIYIWHREHESMPTNIIYEKESELNNFSRKMAYVCGKHVSMADPIIDASLPNGSRINLTLGHEITKRGSTFTIRRFRADPITVIDLIKFGTISIDIAAYMWYLAEKKSTMLVAGGTASGKTTALNALATFIRPGEKVVSIEDTQELNLPHENWIPAVSRQNFTDTQVGEINQFDLLRAALRQRPDIIIVGETRGREAYTLFQAMATGHGGFSSIHADSVDATLTRLTSSPMDVPKALIANSLDLITLQLKIRVGDKSLRRVIQVSEIDGIDENTGEIKTHEIFKWNPKTDAHDYAGNSVLFRKLKERDGDTEEKINYELTKRRLALEWMVKNDIRDHKEVSSNVMDYYADPERYYERKRLEVQV; encoded by the coding sequence TTGAAATTCAATATTTTAAAAGATGGCCTATCAGTTATACAAAAAATACAAACAGTCAAAAAACCAGACCTCAAATTAGATAAAAAAATATCAAAAAATATTTCAAATGGAATGGATAATGAGATAAAAATCCCTCAATACATGACATTGTCAAAACTAGATTGGGACAATAATGATATCCATGCAGGCATTATAAAAGATCCAACAGCTAAAGGAGGTTTAAGATACCAAGTAATTGAACCAGTACTTTCAGAAAGAGACCAGAAAGCCTTTGAAATTATTAAAAAACTCCTCATGACAGAGCTTACTGTTTCTCTACACGACATAAAATCAAAGAAAGATGCGGAACGAAGATTAAAAAAGAAAATATCATCAATGATTAAAAAATATAGATTAAAAATTCCACCAAAAAATATAGCAAAAATAAATTATTTTGCTATAAGAGACTTTGTTCATCTTGGAAGAATCGAGCCATTGATGAGAGATCATATGATTGAAGAAATTAGTTGTGATGGAACAAATATTCCAATATACATTTGGCATAGAGAACATGAATCGATGCCAACAAACATCATTTATGAAAAAGAATCAGAATTAAATAATTTTTCAAGAAAAATGGCATATGTCTGTGGAAAACATGTATCCATGGCAGACCCAATTATTGATGCATCACTGCCAAATGGAAGTAGAATTAACTTAACTTTAGGTCATGAAATTACAAAAAGAGGAAGTACTTTTACAATTAGAAGATTCAGAGCAGACCCAATTACAGTGATTGATTTAATTAAATTTGGAACAATTTCAATAGATATTGCAGCCTATATGTGGTATTTGGCTGAAAAAAAATCTACCATGCTTGTTGCAGGAGGAACAGCAAGTGGAAAAACAACTGCATTAAATGCACTTGCCACATTCATCAGACCAGGAGAAAAAGTAGTCAGCATAGAAGATACTCAAGAGCTTAATCTCCCTCATGAAAACTGGATTCCAGCAGTCTCAAGACAAAATTTTACAGATACTCAAGTAGGCGAAATTAACCAATTTGATCTTCTAAGAGCAGCTCTAAGACAAAGACCAGACATTATCATCGTAGGAGAAACAAGAGGAAGAGAAGCATATACATTATTTCAAGCAATGGCAACAGGTCACGGTGGCTTTTCATCAATTCACGCAGATTCAGTTGACGCTACATTAACAAGATTAACTTCATCTCCAATGGATGTTCCAAAAGCACTAATTGCAAATAGTCTTGATTTGATTACACTTCAATTAAAAATCAGAGTAGGTGACAAATCGCTTAGAAGAGTAATTCAAGTTTCAGAAATTGATGGTATTGATGAAAACACGGGAGAAATTAAAACTCATGAAATTTTTAAATGGAACCCAAAAACTGATGCTCATGATTATGCAGGGAACAGTGTTCTATTTAGAAAATTAAAAGAGAGAGATGGAGATACAGAAGAAAAAATCAATTATGAATTAACAAAAAGAAGATTAGCTTTAGAATGGATGGTTAAAAATGACATTCGAGATCATAAAGAAGTATCATCAAATGTCATGGACTATTATGCTGACCCAGAGAGATACTATGAAAGAAAAAGATTAGAGGTTCAAGTTTGA